One genomic region from Leifsonia sp. Root1293 encodes:
- a CDS encoding NUDIX hydrolase family protein, translated as MSVRTPDPNPGWLTDVELAETRRRLPLLYVEAVPVRVDGMGQVTEVGALLRANSVGEITRTLVTGRVMYGETLRDALFRHLEKDLGPMAFPQLPVSPVPFTVAEYFPLPGITAFTDERQHAVSLAYVVPVTGTCDPRQDALEITWMTPAEAASDAIVSEMEGGRGVLLRQALASVGALR; from the coding sequence ATGAGCGTGCGCACCCCCGACCCCAATCCCGGCTGGCTGACGGATGTGGAGCTCGCCGAGACGCGACGTCGCCTCCCGCTTCTCTACGTCGAGGCCGTGCCCGTCCGCGTGGACGGGATGGGACAGGTCACCGAGGTGGGCGCCCTGCTGCGTGCCAACTCGGTCGGAGAGATCACACGCACCCTCGTGACCGGCCGGGTCATGTACGGCGAGACGCTGCGCGACGCGCTGTTCAGGCACCTCGAGAAGGATCTCGGCCCCATGGCCTTCCCGCAGCTTCCCGTCAGCCCGGTGCCGTTCACGGTCGCCGAGTACTTCCCGCTGCCCGGGATCACCGCCTTCACGGATGAACGCCAGCACGCCGTCTCGCTGGCCTATGTCGTTCCGGTCACCGGCACCTGCGATCCCCGCCAGGACGCGCTCGAGATCACGTGGATGACGCCCGCAGAGGCTGCGTCCGATGCCATCGTGTCCGAGATGGAGGGCGGACGAGGGGTGCTGCTCCGTCAGGCGCTCGCGTCCGTCGGAGCGCTGCGCTGA